The following coding sequences are from one Triticum aestivum cultivar Chinese Spring chromosome 5A, IWGSC CS RefSeq v2.1, whole genome shotgun sequence window:
- the LOC123103721 gene encoding ATP synthase subunit 9, mitochondrial-like gives MEVQAQVLRIINKKSKKEQRRKNVTRKVFSRLEMLEGAKSIGAGAATIALAGAAVGIGNVLSSLIHSMARNPSLAKQSFGYAILGFALTEAIALFAPMMAFLISFIFRSHKKS, from the coding sequence ATGGAGGTGCAGGCCCAAGTACTTCGAATCATCAACAAGAAATCCAAGAAAGAACAGCGAAGGAAAAACGTGACAAGAAAAGTGTTTTCTCGACTCGAGATGTTAGAAGGTGCTAAATCAATAGGTGCCGGAGCTGCTACAATTGCTTTAGCCGGAGCTGCTGTCGGTATTGGAAACGTCCTCAGTTCTTTGATTCATTCCATGGCGCGAAATCCATCATTGGCTAAACAATCATTTGGTTATGCCATTTTGGGCTTTGCTCTCACCGAAGCTATTGCATTGTTTGCCCCAATGATGGCCTTTCTGATCTCATTCATTTTCCGATCGCATAAAAAGTCATGA